A stretch of the Candidatus Goldiibacteriota bacterium genome encodes the following:
- a CDS encoding DNRLRE domain-containing protein yields MQKKLIVICAAIILSLAVFSCGPKGDSGAAGPTGLPGTGYLVISFQNGVYPDAAYAECEDARIWSDTEQNSNYGGDTYLQLGRTSGGELKRGLMKFDNLTIPTGAVVTDAYLTVYVNNILSGVRDFALYELNADWIENQATWNVYSTANSWASPGGDFNAAAISNTTTLDSVGYHTFRINASVVQNWLDNTENNYGFIIRKTDETTDGEMIFRSTEYSTLEQRPRLTVYYTAP; encoded by the coding sequence ATGCAAAAAAAGCTTATTGTTATTTGTGCCGCCATTATTCTGTCTTTAGCGGTGTTTTCATGCGGTCCTAAAGGAGACTCAGGCGCAGCAGGGCCTACGGGACTTCCGGGAACAGGTTATCTGGTAATTAGTTTCCAGAATGGGGTTTATCCTGATGCGGCATATGCAGAGTGTGAAGATGCAAGGATATGGTCAGATACAGAGCAAAATAGTAATTATGGAGGGGATACTTATTTACAGCTTGGAAGAACTTCCGGGGGCGAACTAAAAAGAGGGCTTATGAAGTTTGATAACCTGACGATTCCTACCGGCGCTGTTGTAACGGATGCTTATCTTACTGTTTATGTTAATAACATATTGAGCGGTGTCAGGGATTTTGCGCTTTATGAATTAAATGCTGATTGGATAGAAAATCAAGCTACGTGGAATGTTTATTCTACAGCGAATTCATGGGCAAGCCCCGGAGGAGATTTTAATGCTGCTGCAATAAGCAATACTACGACTCTTGATTCCGTAGGATACCATACTTTCCGTATTAATGCTTCGGTTGTACAAAACTGGCTGGACAATACGGAAAACAATTATGGTTTCATTATCAGGAAAACAGATGAAACAACCGATGGTGAAATGATTTTTAGAAGTACTGAATATTCTACGTTGGAACAAAGGCCAAGACTGACCGTATATTATACGGCTCCATAA